From Ascochyta rabiei chromosome 12, complete sequence, the proteins below share one genomic window:
- a CDS encoding Acyl-CoA oxidase, translating to MADFTDHLKPAHDGTATLQIERDGSAIVVDELATHLLSRDGFLQRQKKVLGVLSNEGLFQKDQQLNLSRPERYHLGLLARAKAIQRILRREDWEHADYSVVAYLNDEMSPYFLHMSMFVTTVREQASEEQEAYWMPKNLNYDIIGCYAQTELGHGSHVRGLETTATWGPNSKEFDIHSPYLTASK from the exons ATGGCCGACTTCACCGATCACCTCAAGCCGGCTCACGACGGCACAGCGACTCTGCAGATCGAACGAGATGGCTCTGCAATCGTGGTTGATGAGCTGGCAACGCACTTGCTGTCTCGTGACGGCTTCCTGCAGCGGCAAAAGAAAGTGCTTGGAGTTTTGAGCAACGAAGGACTGTTCCAGAAAGATCAGCAGCTCAATCTATCTCGGCCGGAGCGGTATCATCTAGGGTTGTTGGCACGGGCAAAAGCAATTCAGAGGATTCTTCGCAGGGAAGACTGGGAACATGCGGACTACAGCGTGGTGGCGTACCTGAATGACGAGATGTCGCCGTATTTTCTACACATGTCCATGTTTG TGACTACTGTCAGGGAGCAAGCCTCTGAAGAACAGGAAGCCTACTGGATGCCTAAGAATCTCAACTACGACATCATTGGCTGTTATGCCCAGACTGAGCTTGGGCATGGCAGCCACGTCCGTGGATTGGAGACTACCGCGACATGGGGCCCCAACAGCAAGGAATTTGATATTCATAGCCCCTACCTGACCGCAAGCAAGTAG
- a CDS encoding Protein-serine/threonine phosphatase, with the protein MNAAEFRGPGNHHRIDDSPDEHDMDLDSRFGQNTGTRGRTILLGDGTEIETDGADNGMFDNDDEEKDLDSQVSKFSKDDAQRDGTPGPNPTEVTESPSSVATDKSEDKNPTGEQTKPENSK; encoded by the coding sequence ATGAATGCAGCCGAGTTCCGCGGCCCTGGCAACCACCACCGCATTGACGATTCCCCCGATGAGCATGACATGGACCTTGACAGCCGGTTTGGGCAGAATACCGGTACGCGTGGCCGCACCATTCTGTTAGGCGATGGCACTGAAATTGAAACCGACGGCGCAGACAACGGAATGTTCGACAACGATGACGAGGAGAAGGACCTCGACTCCCAGGTCAGCAAGTTCAGCAAAGACGACGCCCAGCGCGATGGCACCCCCGGGCCCAACCCCACCGAGGTCACCGAGTCGCCGTCCTCGGTGGCGACCGACAAGTCTGAAGACAAGAACCCAACCGGCGAGCAGACGAAGCCTGAAAACAGCAAATAG
- a CDS encoding Protein-serine/threonine phosphatase, which produces MGQTLSEPVVDKHSESGDGETFIFGTSSMQGWRISMEDAHACILDLQAAVEGGKPTEADKRLAYFGVYDGHGGDKVAIYTGEHLHEIIAKQEAFKAGDLKKALQDGFLATDRAILSDPRYEEEVSGCTASVGLLSNDKIYVANAGDSRTVLGVKGRAKPLSFDHKPQNEAEKARIQAAGGFVDFGRVNGNLALSRAIGDFEFKKSADLPPEQQIVTAFPDVEIHEINADDEFLVVACDGIWDVQSSQAVVEFVRRGIVAKQDLASICENMMDNCLASNSDTGGVGCDNMTITIIGLLQGRTKEQWYEDIAKRVANGEGPCAPPEYGKSEDPAPSASEAEE; this is translated from the exons ATGGGTCAGACTCTCTCCGAGCCCGTCGTCGACAAG CATTCAGAGTCGGGCGATGGCGAGACGTTCATCTTCGGCACCTCGTCGATGCAGGGCTGGCGCATCAGCATGGAGGACGCCCACGCCTGCATCCTCGACCTGCAGGCCGCCGTCGAGGGCGGCAAGCCCACCGAGGCCGACAAGCGGCTGGCCTACTTTGGCGTCTACGACGGCCACGGCGGCGACAAGGTCGCCATCTACACGGGCGAGCACCTGCACGAGATCATCGCAAAGCAGGAGGCCTTCAAGGCCGGCGACTTGAAAAAGGCCCTGCAGGACGGCTTCCTCGCCACCGACCGCGCCATCCTGAGCG ATCCACGATACGAGGAGGAAGTCTCGGGCTGCACAGCCTCCGTCGGCCTTCTCTCAAACGACAAGATCTACGTG GCCAACGCCGGTGACTCGCGCACCGTCCTCGGCGTAAAGGGCCGCGCAAAGCCCCTCTCCTTCGACCACAAGCCCCAGAACGAAG CCGAGAAGGCACGCATCCAGGCCGCTGGAGGCTTCGTCGACTTCGGCCGCGTCAACGGCAACCTCGCCCTGTCCCGCGCGATTGGCGACTTTGAGTTCAAGAAGAGCGCCGATCTCCCCCCCGAGCAGCAGATCGTCACTGCCTTCCCCGACGTCGAGATACACGAGATCAACGCCGACGACGAGTTTCTTGTCGTCGCCTGCGACG GCATCTGGGACGTACAGTCCTCCCAGGCCGTCGTCGAGTTTGTAAGGCGCGGAATCGTGGCAAAGCAGGACCTTGCGTCCATCTGCGAGAACATGATGGACAACTGCCTGGCCTCCAACAGCGACACGGGCGGCGTTGGCTGCGACAACATgaccatcaccatcatcgGTCTGCTCCAGGGCCGCACCAAGGAGCAGTGGTACGAGGACATTGCCAAGAGGGTTGCAAATGGAGAGGGTCCATGTGCGCCGCCAGAGTACGGCAAGTCTGAAGATCCAGCTCCGTCCGCCTCAGAGGCTGAAGAGTAA
- a CDS encoding Acyl-CoA oxidase, producing MSPTPDWVKQLKPSGAQGHELLAAERANSNIPVQKLEELLHTKEVIQRRNKITELLKSEPVFDKSQNYFMGRTDRFERALAREKRLRILKKQHNWSFEDFRAATELVGEPGPYGLHDSMFMVTLAGQGTPEQQEKWLTKAEKYEIIGCYAQTELGHGSNVRGLETTATWNEDDKTFTLHSPHLTSSKWWIGSLGRTANHAVVMAQLIIKGKSYGPTPFCVQIRDLKTHEPLENIHVGDIGPKFGYNTMDNGFLLFNHVKVPHISMLAKYTHVDPNTNKFGRRGAPTLVYGTLTWVRSTIVMQAGSVLARGVTIATRYCAVRRQFQDRDAPAGEAETPVLNYTMVQIRLLPLIAATFALHFTGKSMMDMYQANQARMSQVKDQGDAKRGAGPEETESGSDLMADLHASSCALKSLSSSIAAEGLEVCRRACGGHGYSSFSGIGPWYSDYLPTTTWEGDNYMLTQQVARYLLKSARSVLKGERPTNDTTKILSEFQSRREIGCAFDVIGSDKDLVDAFAWRVSFLTFEASKHRDTEKKPWNDLLVDFYRLSKAHAQYMVVKNNLSAVQAIASSSQANNETVDVLMKLFRLFALHTLEQEGSEFYVSGACSKHQIMLARTNAVMKLLKDIRPHAVRLVDAWGFDDWVLDSSLGRADGKVYEDMFYRASELNPLNNITVDPYPESGVLFKRIEKSKL from the exons ATGTCGCCAACACCAGACTGGGTCAAGCAGTTGAAGCCTTCGGGCGCTCAGGGCCACGAGCTCCTCGCCGCAGAGCGTGCCAATTCCAACATTCCCGTCCAGAAGCTGGAGGAGCTGCTCCACACCAAAGAAGTCATCCAGAGGCGGAACAAGATCACCGAGCTGCTCAAGTCGGAGCCCGTCTTCGACAAGTCACAAAACTACTTCATGGGCCGGACCGACCGATTCGAACGAGCGCTCGCAAGGGAGAAGAGGTTGAGGATCCTCAAGAAACAGCACAACTGGTCCTTTGAGGATTTCAGAGCTGCCACAGAGCTCGTCGGCGAGCCCGGTCCTTACGGGCTCCACGATAGCATGTTCATG GTCACACTTGCTGGTCAAGGCACACCCGAGCAGCAGGAGAAGTGGCTGACCAAGGCCGAGAAGTATGAGATCATTGGATGCTATGCCCAGACCGAGCTCGGTCACGGCTCCAACGTCCGTGGACTCGAGACGACCGCCACGTGGAACGAGGACGACAAGACCTTCACCCTCCACTCACCGCACCTGACATCCAGCAAATGGTGGATCGGCTCCCTCGGGCGCACCGCCAACCACGCCGTCGTCATGGCCCAGCTCATCATCAAGGGCAAGTCCTACGGCCCCACCCCGTTCTGCGTCCAGATCCGTGACCTGAAGACCCACGAGCCACTCGAGAACATCCACGTCGGTGACATCGGGCCCAAGTTCGGTTACAACACCATGGACAACGGCTTCCTCCTCTTCAACCACGTCAAGGTGCCACACATCAGCATGCTTGCCAAGTACACACACGTCGACCCCAACACCAACAAGTTTGGCCGCCGCGGTGCCCCGACGCTTGTGTATGGAACACTCACGTGGGTCCGTTCGACCATCGTCATGCAAGCCGGAAGCGTTCTCGCGCGCGGCGTGACCATCGCTACCCGCTACTGCGCTGTTCGACGCCAGTTTCAGGACCGCGACGCTCCCGCTGGCGAGGCCGAGACACCGGTGCTCAACTACACCATGGTCCAGATCCGTCTGCTTCCGCTCATTGCTGCTACTTTTGCTCTCCACTTCACTGGAAAGTCGATGATGGACATGTACCAGGCCAACCAAGCCAGGATGAGCCAGGTCAAGGACCAGGGCGACGCCAAGCGTGGTGCTGGGCCCGAGGAGACCGAGTCTGGCAGCGACTTGATGGCTGACCTGCACGCCTCGTCGTGCGCGTTGAAGTCGCTGAGCAGCTCCATCGCCGCCGAGGGTCTCGAGGTCTGCCGTCGGGCGTGTGGTGGACACGGATACTCGAGCTTCAG CGGCATCGGCCCGTGGTACTCTGACTACCTCCCTACGACCACGTGGGAGGGCGACAACTACATGCTTACCCAGCAGGTAGCGCGCTACCTGCTCAAGTCTGCGCGCTCCGTCCTCAAGGGCGAACGCCCCACCAACGACACGACCAAGATTCTGTCCGAGTTCCAGTCGCGCCGCGAGATTGGATGTGCGTTTGACGTGATTGGGTCGGACAAGGATCTTGTGGACGCGTTTGCATGGCGTGTGTCGTTCCTCACGTTTGAAGCGTCCAAGCACCGCGACACGGAGAAGAAGCCGTGGAACGACCTGCTGGTGGACTTCTATCGGCTGTCCAAGGCGCACGCGCAGTACATGGTCGTCAAGAACAACCTGTCGGCGGTGCAGGCGATTGCCAGCAGCAGCCAAGCCAACAACGAGACGGTGGACGTTCTGATGAAGCTGTTCCGCCTCTTCGCACTGCACACACTGGAGCAGGAGGGCAGCGAGTTCTACGTCAGTGGCGCGTGCAGCAAGCACCAGATCATGCTTGCCCGGACCAACGCGGTGATGAAGCTGCTCAAGGACATCAGGCCGCACGCCGTCCGTCTGGTGGACGCGTGGGGCTTTGACGACTGGGTGCTCGACAGCAGTCTGGGCCGCGCGGATGGCAAGGTCTATGAAGACATGTTCTACCGCGCCAGCGAGCTGAACCCGCTGAACAACATCACCGTCGATCCGTACCCGGAGAGCGGTGTTTTGTTCAAGAGGATTGAAAAGTCCAAGTTGTAG
- a CDS encoding TOR complex subunit lst8 — translation MSVILCTAGYDHTIRFWEALSGICSRTIPHPDSQVNRLCISPDKRYLAAAGHHTVKLYDIKSTNPNAILTFDGHTSNITGVAFHCESKWLVTSSEDGTVKIWDTRSGNVQRNYTHGVPVNDVVIHPNQGELISCDRGGNVRIWDLGENKCSHQLIPEDDVSVASVTVASDGSMVCAGNNAGNVYVWKMVMRGDLTSIIPVCKFLAHHTYITRVLLSPDVRHLATCSADHTSRIWSVDLSSPHNVQPGDALPSAAERDPAAFPLETTLHGHQRWVWDCAFSADSAYLVTACSDHYARLWELGSQSIIRQYNGHHRGAVCVALNDTAVGN, via the exons ATGTCCGTGATCCTCTGCACAG CGGGCTACGACCACACCATCCG CTTCTGGGAAGCGCTGTCGGGCATCTGCTCGCGTACCATCCCCCACCCAGACTCGCAAGTGAACCGCCTGTGCATCTCGCCCGACAAACGCTacctcgccgccgccggcCACCACACGGTGAAGCTGTACGACATCAAATCGACCAACCCCAACGCCATCCTCACCTTCGACGGCCACACGAGCAACATCACCGGCGTCGCGTTCCACTGCGAGTCCAAGTGGCTGGTGACGAGCAGCGAGGACGGCACGGTCAAGATCTGGGACACGCGCAGTGGCAATGTGCAGCGCAACTACACACACGGCGTCCCCGTCAATGATGTCGTCATCCATCCCAACCAGGGCGAGCTGATCAGCTGCGATCGAGGGGGGAACGTGAGGATCTGGGATCTGGGGGAGAACAAGTGTAGCCATCAGCTCATTCCCGAGGACGACGTGAGTGTCGCGAGCGTCACGGTGGCGAGCGACGGGAGCATGGTCTGTGCGGGCAACAACGCC GGCAACGTCTATGTCTGGAAAATGGTGATGCGCGGCGACCTCACCTCCATCATCCCCGTCTGCAAGTTCCTCGCCCACCACACCTACATCACCCGCGTCCTGCTCTCCCCCGACGTGCGCCACCTCGCCACCTGCTCCGCCGACCACACCAGCCGCATCTGGTCCGTCGACCTCTCCTCCCCCCACAACGTCCAGCCCGGCGACGCCCTCCCCAGCGCCGCCGAGCGCGACCCGGCCGCCTTCCCGCTCGAGACCACGCTGCACGGCCACCAGAGGTGGGTCTGGGACTGCGCCTTCAGCGCCGATAGCGCCTATCTCGTCACCGCCTGCAGCGATCACTACGCCCGCCTGTGGGAGCTGGGCAGCCAGAGCATCATCAGGCAGTACAATGGACACCACCGAGGCGCGGTCTGTGTCGCGCTGAACGACACCGCCGTGGGCAACTAG